AACAGGATTGTTCGTGTTTTTTCTGCCGCGTCTGGGGAATCGATTTGAGCGCATAAATCTGTTTTCGAGATTCTTAATCGCGCTTCTACTATTTTCGATAGTAAGTTTTATTTTCCACTTTACACGATTTCATTTTGCCGGTAATTTGCGCAAAGACTTCATCGAACAATCTGCAAAACAGGTCCGGGATCAGGACAAAGTGATTCAAAGGATTCTTGCTTCTTCAAGGAAACAGTTGGATGAAGCACTTCTTCGTTTATCGATTGATCCAAAGATTCCGGATTTGGCCTTTCGTTTGTGGACCCGGACCGATCTTGCGCGATTTGGCGCGCGTTCTTCCCTGGAGATCTACGATGAAGAAGGAAGATTGGTCAACCGGTTCTCCGTCAATTTGCCACGCCTCGCGATTCCTATTCTGGATACTGTACTGGAAGGAGGATGGGGGACCGAGCGACGGTTTGTTTTGCTTGGGAACGTGCGAAAACCGGTCCATTTTGCTGTCCGCGATATCACCGGGGTTGGTTATCTTGTGATCGAAGCGGCCCAGGACTATGAAAGCCTTTCGTTTATGGCGCCCACGAATCCTTTTCAGGAACTCTTTCGTTTTCATACGGACGCCTACACGGCTGTCACACCGGACCTGAATGTCTATGATTTTCAGTGGCGTCCCGTGTTTGTTTCACGCGCTGATCTTTCCCTTTCCACTCAACAAGGCCAGGACCTTCTCCGGCAGAAAAATTCAGGATGGGTACAGGAAAAATGGGGCGGCAGAACCTATGACGTCTATTTTTTTGATGTCACCACCGGTTATGCGGCGCTGATTCTTCCAGCGGTTGCTGCTTATGTTCATCTCGTGCATGTCATAGATTTATTGCTGATCAATCTCATATGGCTGTCGGTCTTCTCTCTGATTTTCGTAACATTCTTCCGCCACTATCTGATATTGCATTTTCAAGCGCAGGCAGTGGCCGGTTTTAATTTTTTCCAAAAATTGATGATTGCGTTTGTCGTATTTTCAATGGTTCCGATCGTTTCCTTCTCACTGGTGATGCGCAACTACGCCTGGGAAAAGGAGATCGAGGAAGTCACTTCGCGGGCATTGAATTCATTTTCGGTTGCGACGAAGGTGGTTGGGGATTATTTGTTTTATCGCGCAGAGGAGCAGGATGTTTCGCGCGAGCAACTATTCTCCAATGAGCTGCTGGAATGGATCAGCCAGGTCACACAACAAGACGTCACGTTTTACTACAATCGCCACCTTCTGGCTTCCAGCAATCGCGAATTGTACGCAGCCGGTCTTTTGCCAGAACAGATGCCGGGCCAAACGTACGTAGACCTATTTTTGAAGGGGCAGAAATATAGCATCAGTGAAGCGCGGATTGGAGAATTTCGTTTTCTCAATGTGAGTGGGAGGATTTATACGGGCAGATACCGCGATGAAGTGATCACGATTCCGTTTTTGATCGAGGAACGATCACTGCAGGAAGAGATTGCCGAATTGCGTGAATACATGATGCTCGTCGGCGCCGGGCTCGTGCTGCTCGCCGTTCTGCTTGGGTATTCTCTTGCGAACCGTTTTTCCCAGCCCGTGGAAGTGCTGATTCATGGAACCGGTGAAATGTCGCGCGGCAATCTGACGTACAGGATCCAGGAACGCTACCGCGATGAATTCCGGCAACTCGTGAATTCCTTCAACGCTATGGCTGCGTCGCTGGATGAACAACAGACGGCGCTGGAACGGCGGCGCGCGTATATTGAGAACATTTTAAACAACATTACTACTGCAGTAGTATCCGTTGACAGTATTATTAATGTAGCAACATACAATCCGGCCGCTGTGAGCCTGTTCCGGATGCCGACCCCATATTCGGGGCCGCTGGAGAATCTGGTGCCTGATGGCCCCGAATGGCAGTCTGTTGCAACAGCATTGAGGGCCTTTATAGCGAATCGTGAACACTTCGGGCTCAAGGAAGTCGCTTTACGAAGCGGGCAACAGGAATCGTACTTGCGCATGGTGTATGTGCCGTTGTTTACAGAAGGCAATTGGAGCGGTTCGATTTTGCTTGTCGAGGACATCACGGAAATCATCCGTTCCAACCGTCTTTCTGCCTGGGCGGAAATGGCGCGGCGTGTGGCGCACGAGGTGAAGAATCCTCTGACTCCGATTCAACTGTCTATTGAACACCTCGTGCGTGTCTATCACGACAGATCCGAAAATTTTAGCGACGTGCTTCGCGAATGCAGTGACGCAATTCTCAAGCAGGTGAAGACGTTAAGACGGCTCGTTTCTGATTTTTCGCTATACGGCAGACCCGCCGTTCTGAACAAGACCGATGTTGATCTGGAACCCTTTTTGAAGGAGTTGATCTCTCACTACCGTTTTCCCGAAGGAATTGGTGTACATACGAATATCGATGAGGATCTGCCCACTGTCCGGATAGATCCGGATAAGATTCGTGGCGCGCTGATGAACATTATTGAAAATGGTTTGCAAGCAATGAACGGCAACGGAAAAATTGTCCTAAAGGCCGAACGAACCCCGGACTCCTCAGTCAGGATTCAAATTCAGGACACCGGTCAGGGCGTTCCTCCCGATATTTTGCCCCGTCTTTTCGAACCTTATTTCTCCACAAAAACGGGCGGCACCGGCTTGGGTCTTGCGATCGCGCGAAAAAATATCGAGGATCATGGCGGCAAAATTCAAGTCGAGAGCAAAGAAGGGAAGGGTACCACAGTAACGATCACCTTACCCATATAATCACTAATTCTTAACGCAGAGTCGCAGAGTCGCAGAGAAAAAACAAAAGATTTTTTAATCTCTGCGTCTCCGCGTCTCTGCGTTATAGAAAAGCTGTCTAGGGTAGGAGGAGGATTTTGCCGGTGGAGGCTCTGCATTCCAGACGGATGTGGGCTTCTGCCGCCTGTGCAAGCGGAAAAGTCTGATCCATACGAATTTTCAACACGCCTGTTTGAACCCACTGAAAAACCTCACTGGCTCGTTCCAACAATTCTTCCCGTGTTGTGGTGTAATGAGCCAGGGAGGGGCGTGTCAAAAAAAGAGAATTGCGTGCGAGGAGTGAAACATTGAAAGGCGGGACCGGTCCGCTGGATTGTCCAAAAAGCGCAAGAAGTCCGCGTGGCTTCAGACATTCCAGACTCCGTTCAAACGTTGTTTTTCCAACCGAATCGTATACGACGGAGACACCAACGTTCTTCGTAATCCTTTTCACTTCATCCAAAAAATCTTTCTTTTCATAATTAATAACTTCATTCGCGCCCGCATCCATCGCGATATCTGCCTTTTCCTCGTTCGAAACGGTGGCAATTACATAAGCTCCAAAATGCTTGCATGCTTGAACAAGCAGCCGACCCACACCACCTGCAGCCGCATGGATTAACACTTTGTCGTGCGCTTTTACGTAGTAAGTTCCATGAGTCAAGTAATGAACCGTCATTCCTTGTAACAGGATTGCTGCAGCCTGCATGTATGAGATTCCGTGAGGTATCTGAATTACTTTCTTGGCAGGAACCACGGCATATTCGGCATAGGCCCCGGGGTGCATTGTGAAAGCCACGCGGTCGCCGGCAGAGAATTCTTTAACATTCGGACCCACCCCATCCACTTCACCGGCTCCTTCTACTCCGGGTGTGAACGGTAATTCCAGGGCATATAAACCGGTGCGATGGTAGATATCGATGTAATTTACACCGATCGCTTCCATCCGGATACGAACCTCACCCTCTTTGGGTTGCGGGATCTCAATCTCCCATACCCGCATCATTTCAGGTCCACCGTATCGATCAATTCTGATCGTCTTCATACGGTTCGCAACGGGATTCTTTGTCCATCACGAATATAGACGGATCCGGCAATCGCTTTTGCCATCCGTTTATAATCTGCGGCCAGGGTTGCAATTTGTACATGATCCGTCAGCTGATTGTATTCGTTCGTTAGGGCCACAACTGATACCGACAGAAGCGGAATCTTCCGCCAAACACCGTAACGATCTTCGGTTTCGATATAACCCCGCTGCCGGTCCTCCTGTTTGTAAAAGTAGGGGATGATTTGATCAAAGCGTTCCACAACGCTGAGACACATGCTGTCCGCAAGATCAGGATGGGTTATAAAAACGAAATCGTCACCGGCAATGTGGCCGACAAAATCGGTTGGATGGCCGAGTTTCAGAACCGTTTCGCGGATAATCTCACCTGTCTGTTTGATCACGTGATCCGCTTTCGCATATCCGTAAGCATCGTTATAGGATTTCAAGTTATCCACATCCAGGTAACAGAGAGCGAACTTTGTTTGCGTTTGCAGCAGTTGATTGATTTCTTTTTCGATCGTCACGCTTCCTGGAAGTTTTGTTGTGGGGCTGGCGGAAAGCTCTTTTTCGGTCCTTTCCAGAATCGCTTCAATGCGGGCGGCAAGCTCGGTGGAATCGAAAGGTTTGACAAGATAATCATCTCCACCCGATTTCAAGGCCCTCACTTTATCTTCCGTTTGTCCTTTGGCAGTCAGAAAAATTACAGGAATGTGAGATGTGGAAATGTTGGATTTCACAATTTGCGCTATCTTCAATCCATCCACGCCCGGCAGCATGATATCGAGAAGCACAAGATCCGGTTTGTGAACACGCAGTAGTTCCAGGGCCTGATTCCCATCCGATGCTTCAATCACGACGTAGTTTTGATACTGCAAGGCTTCTCTAGCAATCATTCTCAGACTTTCATCATCATCCACCAGCAAAATTTTCTTGCGTTTATCGCCGCCCCGGATTTTCAGCAGAGCTGTGGATAATGCTTGCAAGAAGGCGTTGATCTCAATCGGTTTTTTAATGTGAGCAACGTTCGGGAACGGCAAAACTTGCTCCGGTTCATCCTTTGAAAACGCAATAATGGGAATTCCGGAGGTTTCCAGGTCGTGACTCAGGATATCGATCAACTGAACACCTGAGCCCGGATCCAAATCCAGATCCATGATGATCAATTGAGGAGGTTTTTGCCGGATCATTTCAAAACCATCCTGCGCACTGTAGGAAAGCGTGACCCTGCAGTTGCGTTCCAGCAGAATCCCTTTCATCAAGTACGCGCTGTCGGCGTCTGCTGCAATAATGATTGCCTGGATTTCCGCTTCCTCAGAAGGTTCACCCAGATCGGCATAGATTTCCGGAGAAACAGTGGCCCGCTTTTCCACCGGAAGAAGGAAGATGAATTTGGCGCCTTCGCCCGGCTTGCTTTCGACCCAAATCTTTCCTTTATGCGCTTCAATGATGCTTCGCGAAATCGCAAGACCCAATCCGGTTCCGCCGATCTTTCGCGTTTCGGAGTGCCGGACCTGTTCAAACTTGTCAAAGACACGTTCCAGATCTTCAGCGCGAATTCCCGGCCCCGTATCTTTTACACTGATTCCAACGTGAGGGGACAACACCTTTGGCAAAAAGACGCGTATCTCAATCTCTCCTTGCTGCGGTGTGAATTTGATTGCGTTACTCAGCAGGTTGTTCATGACCTGCACAAGACGGTTGTAATCCGAATAAACTTTCGCGTCCTGGGAAGGTTTCTCCAGCTTGATGACAATGTCTTTTTCCATCGCCGAAGGCTGGAATTTTTCCGCCACTTCTTCCACCAGCTGGATGATGGAAATCGGCTCCATATGGATCTCCATCTTTCCTTTTTCAAACTTTGAGATATCGAGAAGGTCATCGATGACAACATTTAACTTCTGGCAACTGTCTTTCGCGAGCTCCAGATAGCGCCGCTGCTTTTCATTGATCGCACCCACAACGTTGTCCAGAACCAGGTCGAGCGATCCTCCAATGCTGGCAAGAGGAGTGCGCAGCTCGTGAGAGATCACCGAAAGAAAATCGCTCTTGCGCT
Above is a genomic segment from bacterium containing:
- a CDS encoding quinone oxidoreductase — its product is MKTIRIDRYGGPEMMRVWEIEIPQPKEGEVRIRMEAIGVNYIDIYHRTGLYALELPFTPGVEGAGEVDGVGPNVKEFSAGDRVAFTMHPGAYAEYAVVPAKKVIQIPHGISYMQAAAILLQGMTVHYLTHGTYYVKAHDKVLIHAAAGGVGRLLVQACKHFGAYVIATVSNEEKADIAMDAGANEVINYEKKDFLDEVKRITKNVGVSVVYDSVGKTTFERSLECLKPRGLLALFGQSSGPVPPFNVSLLARNSLFLTRPSLAHYTTTREELLERASEVFQWVQTGVLKIRMDQTFPLAQAAEAHIRLECRASTGKILLLP
- a CDS encoding ATP-binding protein → MILSRSQFLALSSFFLLIWFRFESFFHSFWLLNGAIALLSALLFIPLFKSVHWRSLHVIASLWLLITSILFADFIHFSFLCKYSEAGFRKEVDQVTAIVHQRATRQVDMLRDNTKEVREELNAIDVLSPGSIFVRLQDRLGKKDYSWAVYDDEGALLAWNGEFSTREIRILPESEEISVYNALHQQFWRLKQVAILKNLTFIIVVNKPIAADYGIQTRYLRTYNLLTDGLSIRPDLLYNSQVTISRSSDLVIKNFTVTPDFSISVLLKKTQYQEFLTHQNFRLHWWFELTALLYLLFGIIYSFFEFIGISGQHVSSRSLWGNWLVIVLIAAFGLVLVSEFSAFGSNWLFKNSSLSGKWRAQISSSGGLFITSFLALNVVWSFAVLLWKTKPSFAWRYSWLNYGWLFAVSLIAGWLIKGYLGFVKSTLVLGPFDPVEGPLFQENLIHVIQILGNLWLDLSFLILIGILSAIGLAPLLRTRRDFVSFLTLQIVVAVLFLVSLPSVTSIPVITSLILFFGTGLFVFFLPRLGNRFERINLFSRFLIALLLFSIVSFIFHFTRFHFAGNLRKDFIEQSAKQVRDQDKVIQRILASSRKQLDEALLRLSIDPKIPDLAFRLWTRTDLARFGARSSLEIYDEEGRLVNRFSVNLPRLAIPILDTVLEGGWGTERRFVLLGNVRKPVHFAVRDITGVGYLVIEAAQDYESLSFMAPTNPFQELFRFHTDAYTAVTPDLNVYDFQWRPVFVSRADLSLSTQQGQDLLRQKNSGWVQEKWGGRTYDVYFFDVTTGYAALILPAVAAYVHLVHVIDLLLINLIWLSVFSLIFVTFFRHYLILHFQAQAVAGFNFFQKLMIAFVVFSMVPIVSFSLVMRNYAWEKEIEEVTSRALNSFSVATKVVGDYLFYRAEEQDVSREQLFSNELLEWISQVTQQDVTFYYNRHLLASSNRELYAAGLLPEQMPGQTYVDLFLKGQKYSISEARIGEFRFLNVSGRIYTGRYRDEVITIPFLIEERSLQEEIAELREYMMLVGAGLVLLAVLLGYSLANRFSQPVEVLIHGTGEMSRGNLTYRIQERYRDEFRQLVNSFNAMAASLDEQQTALERRRAYIENILNNITTAVVSVDSIINVATYNPAAVSLFRMPTPYSGPLENLVPDGPEWQSVATALRAFIANREHFGLKEVALRSGQQESYLRMVYVPLFTEGNWSGSILLVEDITEIIRSNRLSAWAEMARRVAHEVKNPLTPIQLSIEHLVRVYHDRSENFSDVLRECSDAILKQVKTLRRLVSDFSLYGRPAVLNKTDVDLEPFLKELISHYRFPEGIGVHTNIDEDLPTVRIDPDKIRGALMNIIENGLQAMNGNGKIVLKAERTPDSSVRIQIQDTGQGVPPDILPRLFEPYFSTKTGGTGLGLAIARKNIEDHGGKIQVESKEGKGTTVTITLPI
- a CDS encoding response regulator; translated protein: MGARILIVENDRLFREHLKAALEKAGYETAEASDGMEGLLLNQQIHPDLILLDFVLPGLDSSRFCRYLRQDPGSAQTAVVALSTMPEEELQKLVGAGVDAALTRELPDLVPKLLGVIQRILDIKKTPQSKPAEGSPASQIFKDLIAERSHFVEIMQILPDGVLELDSSQRVLYANPVACTLLGLNEIAVTGQTFPELLEAEVGLRIAERMREAMMGAPASLPEMVRIHEKMVQITLTRASGNSLVALLHDSTGEMLKMDELQQQNQQLQHAKQELERRLSAIQVIQKLSRSVAYPYGYSEILDAILRFVPELIDQEATAALIENSDGTTLHVFFSKDIGLDNFSWIRSRLVEQFFYHTNKDVEHAKMEERMEGTTCSTQPAAPPIASSLFLPLKYEDRITGVIGCFSTNFSEFNYFDQQLLDLFLSLTFNAVVNMRDLIDIERKKIRAMVESMVDGVLMADKNDEIVVMNQAAKKILRVSRREDSISKKYFQETLGFYPFTLTKGLVHKAGLQATIKEEIKVFDKTLHSVVSPVYDIDGNQTGTVVVLRDITEMKETEERKSDFLSVISHELRTPLASIGGSLDLVLDNVVGAINEKQRRYLELAKDSCQKLNVVIDDLLDISKFEKGKMEIHMEPISIIQLVEEVAEKFQPSAMEKDIVIKLEKPSQDAKVYSDYNRLVQVMNNLLSNAIKFTPQQGEIEIRVFLPKVLSPHVGISVKDTGPGIRAEDLERVFDKFEQVRHSETRKIGGTGLGLAISRSIIEAHKGKIWVESKPGEGAKFIFLLPVEKRATVSPEIYADLGEPSEEAEIQAIIIAADADSAYLMKGILLERNCRVTLSYSAQDGFEMIRQKPPQLIIMDLDLDPGSGVQLIDILSHDLETSGIPIIAFSKDEPEQVLPFPNVAHIKKPIEINAFLQALSTALLKIRGGDKRKKILLVDDDESLRMIAREALQYQNYVVIEASDGNQALELLRVHKPDLVLLDIMLPGVDGLKIAQIVKSNISTSHIPVIFLTAKGQTEDKVRALKSGGDDYLVKPFDSTELAARIEAILERTEKELSASPTTKLPGSVTIEKEINQLLQTQTKFALCYLDVDNLKSYNDAYGYAKADHVIKQTGEIIRETVLKLGHPTDFVGHIAGDDFVFITHPDLADSMCLSVVERFDQIIPYFYKQEDRQRGYIETEDRYGVWRKIPLLSVSVVALTNEYNQLTDHVQIATLAADYKRMAKAIAGSVYIRDGQRIPLRTV